One segment of Triticum aestivum cultivar Chinese Spring chromosome 2A, IWGSC CS RefSeq v2.1, whole genome shotgun sequence DNA contains the following:
- the LOC123190803 gene encoding early nodulin-75 isoform X1 codes for MLLSTQISTIILRVDLDCHQCYKKIRKILCSLQDQERIRTISFDTNNNAVIIDGPFDPHKLSCRIRCKGGKVIKGVQIMGDGKPEEMAGPPPSNSRKKKSKSKGKGKESPPPPAEQPQAYHPQPPTEQQPQAYYPQPPTEQPPAYHQQPPTEQPQEYHPQQHTEQQPAYHPQPPAEQPQEYHHPQQPPPDREMSATMQAVREEERPKERPAELETPKEMQVHFVPEAGPECHKNPRERRHPMGEMPSWNGPPMVEIPSLPARPVGSCRCTCCASCYQGYYGSCRCSDCGRTYGYTAAVALPPPAGCYGGARAPYCGGYSGYRVICEEDQAGACIIM; via the exons ATGCTTCTGTCAACACAGATCTCCACTATAATCTTAAGGGTGGACCTTGATTGCCACCAGTGCTACAAAAAGATCCGCAAGATTCTTTGCAGCCTTCAAG ATCAAGAGAGGATTAGGACGATCTCCTTCGACACCAACAATAACGCAGTCATCATCGACGGGCCGTTCGATCCACACAAGCTATCATGCAGGATCAGATGCAAAGGAGGCAAGGTGATCAAGGGCGTCCAAATCATGGGCGACGGCAAGCCGGAAGAGATGGCCGGGCCACCGCCGAGCAACAGTCGCAAAAAGAAATCAAAATcaaaggggaaggggaaggagtcaccgccgccgcccgctgagCAGCCACAAGCATATCATCCTCAGCCGCCCACCGAGCAGCAGCCACAGGCATACTACCCTCAGCCGCCCACTGAGCAGCCACCGGCATACCACCAGCAGCCGCCCACTGAGCAGCCACAGGAATACCACCCTCAGCAGCACACCGAGCAGCAACCGGCATACCACCCTCAGCCGCCCGCTGAGCAGCCACAGGAATACCACCACCCTCAGCAGCCCCCTCCGGACAGAGAGATGTCAGCGACCATGCAGGCGGTCAGGGAGGAGGAGAGGCCGAAAGAGAGACCGGCCGAGCTTGAGACGCCAAAGGAGATGCAGGTCCACTTCGTGCCAGAAGCAGGGCCAGAGTGCCACAAGAACCCGAGGGAGAGGAGGCACCCGATGGGAGAGATGCCGTCGTGGAACGGGCCGCCGATGGTGGAGATCCCCTCGCTGCCGGCGCGACCTGTGGGCTCGTGCCGCTGCACGTGCTGCGCGTCATGCTACCAGGGGTACTACGGAAGTTGCAGGTGCTCAGACTGCGGCAGGACGTACGGCTACACCGCCGCCGTGGCGCTGCCGCCGCCAGCCGGCTGCTACGGTGGCGCACGCGCGCCGTACTGCGGCGGATACAGCGGCTACCGGGTTATCTGCGAGGAGGATCAAGCGGGTGCTTGCATCATAATGTGA
- the LOC123190803 gene encoding early nodulin-75 isoform X2, translated as MTDQISTIILRVDLDCHQCYKKIRKILCSLQDQERIRTISFDTNNNAVIIDGPFDPHKLSCRIRCKGGKVIKGVQIMGDGKPEEMAGPPPSNSRKKKSKSKGKGKESPPPPAEQPQAYHPQPPTEQQPQAYYPQPPTEQPPAYHQQPPTEQPQEYHPQQHTEQQPAYHPQPPAEQPQEYHHPQQPPPDREMSATMQAVREEERPKERPAELETPKEMQVHFVPEAGPECHKNPRERRHPMGEMPSWNGPPMVEIPSLPARPVGSCRCTCCASCYQGYYGSCRCSDCGRTYGYTAAVALPPPAGCYGGARAPYCGGYSGYRVICEEDQAGACIIM; from the exons ATGACAGATcag ATCTCCACTATAATCTTAAGGGTGGACCTTGATTGCCACCAGTGCTACAAAAAGATCCGCAAGATTCTTTGCAGCCTTCAAG ATCAAGAGAGGATTAGGACGATCTCCTTCGACACCAACAATAACGCAGTCATCATCGACGGGCCGTTCGATCCACACAAGCTATCATGCAGGATCAGATGCAAAGGAGGCAAGGTGATCAAGGGCGTCCAAATCATGGGCGACGGCAAGCCGGAAGAGATGGCCGGGCCACCGCCGAGCAACAGTCGCAAAAAGAAATCAAAATcaaaggggaaggggaaggagtcaccgccgccgcccgctgagCAGCCACAAGCATATCATCCTCAGCCGCCCACCGAGCAGCAGCCACAGGCATACTACCCTCAGCCGCCCACTGAGCAGCCACCGGCATACCACCAGCAGCCGCCCACTGAGCAGCCACAGGAATACCACCCTCAGCAGCACACCGAGCAGCAACCGGCATACCACCCTCAGCCGCCCGCTGAGCAGCCACAGGAATACCACCACCCTCAGCAGCCCCCTCCGGACAGAGAGATGTCAGCGACCATGCAGGCGGTCAGGGAGGAGGAGAGGCCGAAAGAGAGACCGGCCGAGCTTGAGACGCCAAAGGAGATGCAGGTCCACTTCGTGCCAGAAGCAGGGCCAGAGTGCCACAAGAACCCGAGGGAGAGGAGGCACCCGATGGGAGAGATGCCGTCGTGGAACGGGCCGCCGATGGTGGAGATCCCCTCGCTGCCGGCGCGACCTGTGGGCTCGTGCCGCTGCACGTGCTGCGCGTCATGCTACCAGGGGTACTACGGAAGTTGCAGGTGCTCAGACTGCGGCAGGACGTACGGCTACACCGCCGCCGTGGCGCTGCCGCCGCCAGCCGGCTGCTACGGTGGCGCACGCGCGCCGTACTGCGGCGGATACAGCGGCTACCGGGTTATCTGCGAGGAGGATCAAGCGGGTGCTTGCATCATAATGTGA